The proteins below come from a single Triticum aestivum cultivar Chinese Spring chromosome 5D, IWGSC CS RefSeq v2.1, whole genome shotgun sequence genomic window:
- the LOC123121077 gene encoding brassinosteroid LRR receptor kinase BRL1 — MSPFTAGFFFLLVLLRLLAPAIADAGEAAALLAFRRASVVDDPRGALTTWASGAAANSTAPCSWAGVTCAPPLDGRVVAVNLSGMELAGDLQLGALLSLPTLQRLDLRRNAFYGNLSHAPPSSSSCALVEVDISSNAFNGTLPPAFLSSCGALRFLNLSRNALAGGGFPFASSLRSLDLSRNHLEDAGLLNYSFAGCHGLRYLNLSANLFTGRLPELASCSVVTTLDVSWNQISGALPAEFMATAPANLTYLSIARNNLTGDVSGYNFGVCGNLTVLDWSNNVLSSTGLPPGLTNCRRLETLDMSGNKLLSGSIPTFFTELPSLKRLALAGNEFAGPIPEELGQLCGRIVDLDLSSNRLVGGLPASFAKCSSLEVLDLRANQLSGDFVASVVSTISSLRVLRLAFNNITGANPLPALAAGCPLLEEIDLGSNELDGELMPDLCSSLPSLKKLFLPNNYLNGTVPTSLGNCANLESIDLSFNFLVGQIPPEVITLPKLVDLVMWANGLSGAIPDILCSNGTALATLVISYNNFTGGIPPSITSCVNLIWVSLSANRLTGGVPPGFSKLQKLAILQLNKNQLSGRVPAELGRCNNLIWLDLNSNGFTGTIPSELAAQAGLVPEGIVSGKEFVFLRNEAGNICPGAGLLFEFFGIRPERLTGFTPAVRMCPVTRIYTGTTVYTFSSNGSMIFLDLSYNGLTGEIPDSLGSMAYLVVLNLGHNELSGKIPEGLSGLELMGAMDLSNNHLVGGIPSGFGGLHFLADLDVSNNNLTGPIPSSGQLTTFEPARYGNNSGLCGIPLPPCGHSPGGGSGGGSSHDGRRKVIGASILVGVALSVLILLLLLVTLCKLWKSQKTEEIRTGYIESLPTSGATSWKLSGVEEPLSINVATFEKPLRKLTFAHLLEATNGFSAETLVGSGGFGEVYKARLKDGSVVAIKKLIHYTGQGDREFTAEMETIGKIKHRNLVPLLGYCKVGDERLLVYEYMKHGSLDMVLHDDDKAMVKLDWAARKKIAIGSARGLAFLHHSCIPHIIHRDMKSSNVLLDSNLDARVSDFGMARLMNALDTHLSVSTLAGTPGYVPPEYYQSFRCTTKGDVYSYGVVLLELLTGKKPIDPTEFGDNNLVGWVKQMLKDNRGGEIFDPTLTDTKSGEAELDQYLKIASECLDDRPARRPTMIQVMAMFKELQLDSDSDFLDGFSINSSTIDESAEKSSS; from the coding sequence ATGTCGCCCTTCActgcgggcttcttcttcttgctcgtgctgctccgGCTGCTGGCGCCCGCCATTGCcgacgccggcgaggcggcggcgctgctcgCCTTCAGGCGCGCGTCCGTGGTGGACGACCCGCGCGGCGCTCTCACGACCTGGGCGTCCGGCGCCGCGGCCAACTCCACCGCGCCCTGCTCGTGGGCCGGCGTCACGTGCGCGCCACCGCTCGACGGCCGGGTCGTCGCCGTCAACCTCAGCGGCATGGAACTCGCCGGCGACCTTCAGCTCGGCGCGCTCCTTTCCCTCCCGACGCTGCAGCGTCTCGACTTGCGCCGCAATGCCTTCTACGGCAACCTCTCGCacgcgccgccgtcgtcgtcgtcgtgcgcGCTCGTGGAGGTGGACATATCCTCGAACGCCTTCAACGGGACGCTGCCCCCGGCGTTCCTGTCGTCCTGCGGCGCGCTGCGGTTCCTGAACCTGTCGAGGAACGCCCTCGCCGGCGGTGGGTTCCCGTTTGCGTCGTCGCTGCGGTCGCTCGACCTGTCGCGCAACCACCTGGAGGACGCCGGCCTGCTCAACTACTCCTTCGCCGGCTGCCATGGCCTGCGCTACCTCAACCTCTCCGCCAACCTCTTCACGGGCCGGCTGCCGGAGCTGGCGTCGTGCAGCGTGGTCACCACGCTCGACGTATCGTGGAACCAGATCTCAGGCGCGCTCCCCGCCGAGTTCATGGCGACCGCGCCGGCCAACTTGACGTACCTGAGCATTGCCCGAAACAACCTAACCGGTGATGTCTCTGGGTACAACTTCGGCGTGTGCGGCAACCTGACGGTGCTTGATTGGTCCAACAATGTCCTAAGCAGCACCGGATTGCCGCCGGGTCTCACCAACTGCCGGCGCCTCGAGACGCTCGACATGTCAGGGAACAAGCTTCTCTCCGGCTCAATACCGACCTTCTTCACCGAACTTCCTTCTCTGAAGAGACTGGCATTGGCCGGCAACGAGTTCGCCGGCCCGATACCGGAGGAGCTGGGCCAGCTGTGCGGCAGAATCGTCGATCTGGACCTGTCGAGCAACCGGCTGGTCGGTGGCTTGCCGGCGAGCTTTGCAAAATGCAGCTCCCTCGAGGTGCTCGACCTCAGAGCGAACCAGCTCTCTGGAGACTTTGTGGCCAGCGTCGTCAGCACCATCTCCTCGCTCCGCGTGCTGCGGCTTGCATTCAACAACATCACCGGCGCGAACCCGCTGCCGGCGCTCGCGGCGGGGTGCCCATTGCTGGAGGAGATCGACCTCGGGTCCAACGAGCTCGACGGAGAACTCATGCCGGACCTGTGCTCATCACTGCCTTCTCTGAAGAAGCTGTTCCTCCCAAACAACTACCTCAACGGCACTGTGCCGACGTCGCTCGGCAACTGCGCTAACCTGGAGTCCATTGATCTGAGCTTCAATTTCCTGGTTGGTCAGATCCCGCCAGAAGTAATCACTCTGCCGAAGCTGGTCGATCTGGTCATGTGGGCGAATGGCCTGTCCGGCGCGATACCGGACATCCTATGTTCCAATGGCACCGCGCTGGCGACACTGGTGATAAGCTACAACAACTTCACCGGAGGCATCCCGCCGTCCATCACAAGCTGCGTGAACCTCATCTGGGTGTCGCTGTCGGCCAACCGTCTCACCGGGGGCGTGCCGCCGGGCTTCTCCAAGCTCCAGAAGCTGGCCATCCTGCAGCTCAACAAGAACCAGCTCTCCGGGCGCGTGCCGGCGGAGCTCGGCAGGTGCAACAACCTCATATGGCTGGACCTCAACAGCAACGGCTTCACCGGCACGATACCCTCGGAGCTGGCAGCCCAGGCGGGGCTCGTTCCGGAGGGGATCGTGTCAGGGAAGGAGTTCGTCTTCCTCCGCAACGAGGCCGGCAACATCTGCCCCGGCGCCGGACTGCTCTTCGAGTTCTTTGGCATCCGGCCAGAGCGCTTGACCGGGTTCACCCCCGCGGTGCGCATGTGCCCAGTCACCAGGATTTACACGGGCACCACGGTATACACATTCAGCAGCAATGGCAGCATGATCTTCCTCGACCTCTCGTACAACGGCCTCACCGGCGAGATTCCGGACAGCCTCGGGAGCATGGCGTACCTCGTCGTCCTCAACTTGGGGCACAATGAGCTCAGCGGCAAGATACCGGAGGGGTTGTCAGGGCTGGAACTAATGGGCGCGATGGACCTGTCAAACAATCACTTGGTTGGCGGCATACCCTCAGGTTTTGGTGGTCTGCATTTCCTCGCCGACCTCGACGTCTCCAACAACAACCTCACCGGCCCGATCCCGTCGTCCGGCCAGCTCACCACCTTCGAGCCGGCCCGGTACGGGAACAACTCTGGTCTCTGCGGCATTCCTCTGCCGCCTTGCGGGCACAGTCCGGGAGGGGGGAGCGGGGGAGGAAGCTCACATGATGGGAGGAGGAAGGTGATCGGGGCGAGCATTCTCGTCGGAGTGGCGCTCTCGGTGCTCATTCTCCTCCTGCTCTTGGTCACGCTCTGCAAGCTCTGGAAGAGCCAGAAGACCGAGGAGATCAGAACCGGGTACATCGAGAGCCTCCCGACGTCCGGCGCCACGAGCTGGAAGCTGTCCGGCGTCGAGGAGCCACTGAGCATCAACGTGGCCACCTTCGAGAAGCCGCTGAGGAAGCTCACCTTCGCGCACCTCCTCGAGGCCACCAATGGCTTCAGCGCCGAGACCCTCGTCGGCTCCGGTGGGTTCGGCGAGGTTTACAAGGCCAGGCTCAAGGACGGCAGCGTCGTGGCCATCAAGAAGCTCATCCATTACACGGGCCAGGGCGACAGGGAGTTCACGGCGGAGATGGAGACCATCGGCAAGATCAAGCACCGCAACCTCGTCCCGCTGCTCGGGTACTGCAAGGTCGGCGACGAGCGGCTCCTCGTGTACGAGTACATGAAGCACGGCAGCTTGGACATGGTCCTCCATGACGACGACAAGGCCATGGTGAAGCTCGACTgggcggcgaggaagaagatcgCGATCGGGTCGGCGAGGggcctcgccttcctccaccacAGCTGCATCCCCCACATCATCCACCGGGACATGAAGTCGAGCAACGTGCTCCTGGACAGCAACCTCGACGCCCGGGTGTCGGACTTCGGGATGGCGAGGCTGATGAACGCGCTGGACACGCATCTGAGCGTGAGCACGCTCGCGGGCACGCCCGGGTACGTGCCGCCGGAGTACTACCAGAGCTTCCGGTGCACTACCAAGGGCGACGTCTACAGCTACGGCGTCGTGCTCCTGGAGCTCCTCACCGGGAAGAAGCCGATCGACCCGACCGAGTTCGGCGACAACAACCTCGTCGGCTGGGTGAAGCAGATGCTCAAGGACAACCGAGGCGGCGAGATCTTTGATCCTACGCTGACCGACACGAAGTCCGGGGAGGCCGAGCTCGATCAGTACCTGAAGATCGCCTCCGAGTGCCTGGATGACCGGCCCGCCAGAAGGCCTACCATGATCCAGGTCATGGCCATGTTCAAGGAGCTGCAGCTTGACTCCGACAGCGACTTCCTCGACGGGTTCTCCATCAATTCCTCCACAATAGACGAATCTGCAGAGAAATCGTCGTCGTAA